From the Actinomyces sp. zg-332 genome, the window CCTTGCCCTTGACCATATTGCATTGCAACAGCACCGTTTTCTAGAATCAGCTTTTTGGCACTTTCTGCTAGACGTTCTATAGGTAGATCTTTAAGGTTAGGCATACCACCAGCTAGGGATACAACTTCTGGACGTGAAACTACTGAAAATAGCGCTCGTATCTCAGAGGATCGAAGGTTGTTAGCTCGTTCTGCATAGTTATTAATCCATGGGTCGAGCATTGTTCCTTTCGTTTCTTTTGACTCGTTTGAGTCATCTCTGAGATTTGTCATTTTTACCTACTTTGTTTTAATCCAAATGATTGTTTATACAAGTTATGGAGATTTTACTATATTTTGTTTGTTATAGATACTATTCCGTAATTAATTGAATTAATCTTTCTAATTCTTCATCACCTTTAAATTCTATAACGATTTTACCTTTCCTTTTACCCATACTTATAGATACTTTTGAGCCTAAAGTATCATTTAGTTTTTTAGTATGTGCATGGAATTTGCGGTCATTAGGCTTAGCTTTTTCTTTTACTTCTTGTTTTACTTCTTCACCCAAACCTACTATTTTTTCAACAGCTCGAACAGTCAAACCCTCTTTTATGATACGTTCAGCTAAACTTTGGATTTTACTTTCATCTTTGAGTGATAGTAAAGCTCTTGCATGGCCATTAGTGAGCTCACCTGAAACAAGTTTTTCCTGTACAGACATTGGCAGTTTTAGCAGACGAAGAGTGTTAGTTAATTGTGATCTTGATCTGGCTATGCGGTTTGCCAGTTCTTCTTGCGTGCAGCCAAAGTCCTCTAATAACTGCTTATATGCCGAAGCCTCTTCAATCGGATTTAGCTGAACCCTATGTAAATTTTCAAGTAAAGCATCACGTAAAATATCATCATCACTAGTTTTACGTATAACTGCTGGGATTTTTTCCTTACCAGCAAGCTTAGAGGCACGCAAACGCCTCTCACCCATTATTAGTTCATACTTTGGCGCTGAAGCTTTAGAGCTTTCAATTGCCCTAACTACGATAGGCTGTAGTACTCCTACTTCTTTTATGGACTCAGAAAGTTCCTTAATGTATTCATCTTCAAAGACTTTTCTTGGTTGCTTTTGATTTGGAACAAT encodes:
- a CDS encoding ParB/RepB/Spo0J family partition protein: MLALGRGISSLIPQAPKQPENEDKNVSEPNIANPMSDLLQSSSKHEKGGSKRDLLTPKTSGFERVIAKQKNNVSRETKATSNLLPIPGTSFGEILISEIVPNQKQPRKVFEDEYIKELSESIKEVGVLQPIVVRAIESSKASAPKYELIMGERRLRASKLAGKEKIPAVIRKTSDDDILRDALLENLHRVQLNPIEEASAYKQLLEDFGCTQEELANRIARSRSQLTNTLRLLKLPMSVQEKLVSGELTNGHARALLSLKDESKIQSLAERIIKEGLTVRAVEKIVGLGEEVKQEVKEKAKPNDRKFHAHTKKLNDTLGSKVSISMGKRKGKIVIEFKGDEELERLIQLITE